The sequence below is a genomic window from Sorangiineae bacterium MSr12523.
CGCGTGCGGCGTCCCGCAAAACGTGCCAGGCCGTACCTACCTAACCGTTCCGTCATGTTGCACCCCTCGTTCGTTAAACTTCGTCTAACTTCGAAAGGCGAACTCTACAATTAATGAGCGCACGAGTGTCAAGCCGAGACTTCGGCTGGCACCATTTGCTCGTTTGCGAGATCGATGAAACGAATCAGCGGCGACGGCGGCGACGCACGAGCGCCAGCGCGATCGCGGAGGCGCCGGCGAGCGAAAGCCCCGACGCAGGCGCGCCTGCACCGGTGGAATGGCACGTGCACCCGTCGTCGGATGTCTCGTACTGGTAAATCGGCTTGCCCGGCCCCGCGTCGCGCTTCCCGCCGTCGTAGCCGCTGTCGGGCCCCGCATCGGGAACGCCGTTGCCGACGAGCAAAGTGATTTCGGATTTGCTGAAAGCGAATGACTCACTCTCTTTGAATTCGGCGCGAATGCTGTACTGACTGTTGAGAAGCCTCATCGAATCGATGGACGCGGTTCCGTTGGGGCCAACGGCGACGGTGCCGAGCAGCGTGCTGTTTTGCCAGAACTGGACGTTGCCCTTCACCGCGGCGCCGCCGGCCGATGCGGTGACCTTCGCCGTGAAGGTGACCCACCCGTTCTGTGGTCCCGGGTTCTTCGACGACGTGAGTGTGATGGCGGTGGGCGCCTTGTTGATCTTGTACACGAAGGTGGTGGATGCACTCTCGAAGACCTTGTCCGGGTCCTCGAACGAAATCCGAATCGAGCGCGCCCCTGCCGCAAGCGCCGACGCTTTCACCAACGCGCGTCCCTGCGCATCGAGCGCGCTCGTTCCGAGCAGCGTAGGCGGCGTCGTGGTTGCATCCTCGAAGGTGAGATTGCCCTTCGGAATCGCGCCGCCCGTGACGATGACCACGGCGTCGAAAGAGACTTCGGTCCCGTAGAATATCGGGTCGGGTGGCGAGACGAGGACGGACACGCGCGTCTGCGTGTACTTCACGTGCTGCACGTGCACGGACGACGTGCTCGCGTTGAACGTTGCATTCCCGGCATACACCGCCGTAAAGGAGTAATCGGCCGCCGCGAGCGGACCGACGGTGAAGCTTGCACGACCGTCTGCGTCGAGTTCGACGGTCCCGAGATCCGTCGTTCCCTGCTTGAAGGTGACGTTGCCGGCGGGCTTGCCCGCCCCGGGTGCCACCGGCGCGACGGTCGCCATGAGCGTGAACGACTCCGCGGGTGACGCGGGATCTTTCGACGATGCGAGCGCCGTCGCAGTATCGGCGCGCACGACCTCATGGTTCAGCGATGCATCTTGCGCCGCGTGGTAGTCGTCACCGGCATAGCGCGCGACAATCGCGTGTTGGCCAACCTCGAGCTCCGCGAGCGATGCCGTGGCATTTCCCTTCGAGTCGAGCGTCGCAGTGCCGAACACGTTTCCATCACGGAGGAACTCGATGGTGCCCGTTGCCAGCTGCGGAGTATCCGGCCCGACGTGCGCCGTGAACGTGACCAATTGGCCAAACCGCGACGGGCTCGCATCCGCGGAGAGCGCAATGGTCGAAGCCTGCGGTTCGTAATAGGTGAACGCACCGGCCTTCGTCGTGGTCGTTGCATCGGTGTTGGTCACCGAGACGTCGACCGCATGCGGCGAAGCGCCACCCCCTGAGTACGCTGGCGTCGTCGCACGCAGAGTAAACTCGTCCTCGACGGTCACATCGGTCGCCGCCACGCCGCCAAAAGCCACCTTGGCATCCGCGCGAAATCCGGCCCCGCGAACGACGACCGCGGTGCCTCCGCGCACGGGCCCATAATTGGGCTCCACCTGACGAACGAGCACATCGCCGCAACCGGCCACCTCGAGCCGATACTGCCCTCCGGCACCGTCCGAAGTCTCATTGACGACGACGGTGAAGTCCGAGAGCACGGGCGCATCGAAGGAGAAACTCTGGGTCGCCACGCCTGCACGCACGGCGTTGCGGGTTCCCCCTGCAAACCCTGCCGTGATGTTCGCCGGATCGAACGCGGGTACATACCCCGCCGCCGAGAGCGTCCCGCTCTCCGACGTGAGCGTGAGCGTCACGCGAATGCACGTTTGCTCCGTGCGATTCTTGAACGTGTGCGCCTCGTAGCCAAACGACCCCGGCGTCGTCGCAGGCGTCGCAACCGACGCCCCACACTGCCCCTCCGGGAATCCTTGCGTAATGCGCCCGGTCTGCCGCGGGTCATTCGGAGGATCGATTTCCC
It includes:
- a CDS encoding Ig-like domain repeat protein; amino-acid sequence: MLRWLVAAFVAFGLWLVVHAAGAAEPPRTCGPVITGEIDPPNDPRQTGRITQGFPEGQCGASVATPATTPGSFGYEAHTFKNRTEQTCIRVTLTLTSESGTLSAAGYVPAFDPANITAGFAGGTRNAVRAGVATQSFSFDAPVLSDFTVVVNETSDGAGGQYRLEVAGCGDVLVRQVEPNYGPVRGGTAVVVRGAGFRADAKVAFGGVAATDVTVEDEFTLRATTPAYSGGGASPHAVDVSVTNTDATTTTKAGAFTYYEPQASTIALSADASPSRFGQLVTFTAHVGPDTPQLATGTIEFLRDGNVFGTATLDSKGNATASLAELEVGQHAIVARYAGDDYHAAQDASLNHEVVRADTATALASSKDPASPAESFTLMATVAPVAPGAGKPAGNVTFKQGTTDLGTVELDADGRASFTVGPLAAADYSFTAVYAGNATFNASTSSVHVQHVKYTQTRVSVLVSPPDPIFYGTEVSFDAVVIVTGGAIPKGNLTFEDATTTPPTLLGTSALDAQGRALVKASALAAGARSIRISFEDPDKVFESASTTFVYKINKAPTAITLTSSKNPGPQNGWVTFTAKVTASAGGAAVKGNVQFWQNSTLLGTVAVGPNGTASIDSMRLLNSQYSIRAEFKESESFAFSKSEITLLVGNGVPDAGPDSGYDGGKRDAGPGKPIYQYETSDDGCTCHSTGAGAPASGLSLAGASAIALALVRRRRRR